From Abditibacteriota bacterium, a single genomic window includes:
- a CDS encoding ADP-ribosylglycohydrolase family protein has protein sequence MKLLDRFTGSMLGMAVGDALGMGTEFMRESDIPANFGMTVDTYYANPLLSYQPGEYTDDTEMAVCISESLLACDGVDLEDIAARFVEWKRSCYDIGNLTSSVLERIRKGEDVRDAARYEWEATGKSSAGNGGLMRTAPVSLFFYDDTEAMMKASRDICRITHYDPRCVLSCLAQNVLLWGLLHGNSPSEAYELMCDSLADSFNDEEFDEAVTLGRERPIRDMTLAVPCRSGYTYLCLTVAVSALMNYEDYRTPIVEIVNKGGDADTNACVAGALLGALYGEQGIPRVWLDELSGYSYISRLGRSFFDRTGEAE, from the coding sequence ATGAAGCTTTTGGACAGATTTACCGGCAGCATGCTGGGTATGGCGGTGGGGGACGCCCTGGGAATGGGCACGGAGTTCATGCGGGAAAGCGATATACCCGCCAATTTCGGCATGACCGTGGACACCTATTATGCCAATCCCCTGTTGAGCTATCAGCCCGGTGAATACACCGACGATACGGAAATGGCCGTATGCATATCCGAATCCCTTTTGGCTTGCGACGGGGTGGACCTTGAGGACATAGCAGCCAGATTCGTGGAATGGAAAAGGAGCTGCTATGATATAGGCAACCTCACCAGCAGCGTGCTGGAGCGCATCAGAAAGGGCGAGGACGTCCGGGACGCCGCCAGATACGAGTGGGAGGCCACGGGCAAAAGCAGCGCCGGCAACGGCGGCCTTATGCGCACTGCTCCCGTGAGCCTGTTCTTCTACGACGATACGGAGGCCATGATGAAGGCCTCCCGGGATATATGCCGCATCACCCACTATGACCCCAGATGCGTCCTGTCCTGCCTGGCCCAGAACGTGCTCCTGTGGGGCCTGCTCCACGGCAACAGCCCTTCCGAAGCCTATGAGCTCATGTGCGACTCTCTGGCAGACAGCTTCAACGACGAGGAGTTTGACGAAGCGGTCACCCTGGGCAGGGAAAGGCCCATCAGGGATATGACACTGGCAGTGCCCTGCAGGAGCGGCTACACCTATCTGTGCCTTACGGTGGCCGTCAGCGCCCTGATGAACTACGAGGATTACCGGACTCCCATAGTGGAGATAGTGAACAAGGGGGGAGACGCCGACACCAACGCCTGCGTGGCAGGCGCCCTGCTGGGAGCTCTCTACGGCGAGCAGGGTATCCCCCGGGTCTGGCTGGACGAGCTGTCCGGATATTCGTATATCAGCCGTCTGGGACGGAGCTTTTTTGACAGGACGGGAGAAGCCGAGTGA